DNA sequence from the Sulfurimonas sp. HSL3-1 genome:
CGGGCGGGAAGCTCTCCGATACGGCGACGGCGGAGGGTTCCGGCGACGTTACCGTCGCGACCGACGCCGGGATGATCGCAACGCTCGATGAGGTGAAAGCCTCCCGGGGGAAAGTTGCGATGATCGACTCGCGCCCGGCGGTGTTCTACTTCGGGGCCGAGAAGCAGGGGGTGCTGAAGCGCGCCGGGCACATCAGCGGGGCGCACAGCTACTTCTGGCGTTACAACGTGACGCCGAACAACCGTCTCAAGCCGAAAGTGGAGCTCTCGGCGATGCTGGAAGAGGGGCTGGGACTTGATAAGGACGCACCGCTCATCGTCTACTGCACCGGCGGGCTGGAGGCGTCGATGAACTACTTCGTCGTGCACCGCGTGCTCGGGTTTGCACAGGCGAAACTCTATGATGCGTCGATGAAAGAGTGGGCCAACCGCGACGACACGCCGATGCGCGTTTTCGTCTGGGAATAAGGGGCCCTTTGCATTCGGATGCGGATTGTGTTATACTTCGCGTCCAAATTTTAAAGAAAGTAGGTGATGTGAATGCCAGGTATCGTTCTTCGTCAAGATGACAACTTCGATGCTGCGTACCGTCGCTTCAAAAAGCAGACTGACCGTAACCTCGTCGTTACGGAAGCGCGTGCTCGCCGTTTCCACGAAACGGAAACCGAGAAGCGTAAAAAAGAGAAAATTGCAGCTCGCAAGAAAATGCTCAAACGTCTGTATATGATGCGTCGTTACGAGTCACGCCTCTAATCCCGAAAGCCTCCGGGCTTTTTGGATACTCCCACAATGAACCTCCTCCTTATTGACAAACAGGGCCTTGCCACGTACGCCAGAGAAGAGCTCCTGCACGACCAGTACCACCACCATGTCGATTACGTCTATACCTTCGAGGACTTCAAAGCCAAGTATGCCGTCGGCAGATACAACATTGTCATCGTCGATTTCGCCCTCGAGGCCGGTGTGGAAGCGCTGAAACTGATGGACACGCTCGACCCGAAGCAGCGGGTCATCATCCTCAGCGCCAGCGACGACTACAGCGAACACAAAGGGTGCGCCTACTGCGTGGAGCACCACAACCGCCGCCGCCTGAAAGAGCCCGTCAGTATCGCGGATCTCGCCAATCTCATCAAGAATTTCGACTATACCACCTGCGCCCATTACCACGAGTAGGACACCGCTCTTTTTTAGCTCCCT
Encoded proteins:
- a CDS encoding sulfurtransferase; the protein is MRNLMMLMALAVTLAAMEPVVTGEWLVKHAGDKNLVIVDVSAPEAYEEGHIPGARNASIELWRHGVGKHAEVRSAAELQAQMRRLGIGSDSKVVVYSHHLDNKDLLRATYVLWAMEYAGFKKSALLDGGLSAYTAAGGKLSDTATAEGSGDVTVATDAGMIATLDEVKASRGKVAMIDSRPAVFYFGAEKQGVLKRAGHISGAHSYFWRYNVTPNNRLKPKVELSAMLEEGLGLDKDAPLIVYCTGGLEASMNYFVVHRVLGFAQAKLYDASMKEWANRDDTPMRVFVWE
- the rpsU gene encoding 30S ribosomal protein S21; protein product: MPGIVLRQDDNFDAAYRRFKKQTDRNLVVTEARARRFHETETEKRKKEKIAARKKMLKRLYMMRRYESRL